The DNA segment TCACTGCTGCGAGTACATGACCGGTGGTTTCGTCTGCGTCTTGGGCAAGACCGGTTACAACTTCGGTTCGGGCATGACTGGCGGTTTCGCCTACGTGCTGGACCAGGGCAACACCTTCGTCGACAAGGTCAACCACGAGTTGGTCGAGATCCAGCGGATCAGCGGCGAGGCCATGGAGTCCTACCGGAACCACTTGCAGCACGTGCTGGACGAGTACGTCGAGGAAACCGGCAGCGAATGGGGTCGTAACCTCGCCGAGAACCTCGATGATTACCTGCGTCGTTTCTGGCTGGTCAAGCCCAAGGCTGCCAACCTGAAATCGTTGCTTTCCAGCATCCGTGCCAACCCGCAGTGATATGCGCCTGAAGAGTTTGATGAGGTTTTAACATGGCTGAACGTCTGAATAACGACTTCCAGTTCATCGATGTCGGGCGCAAAGATCCGAAGAAGAAACTGTTGCGTCAACGCAAGAAAGAGTTCGTGGAGATCTACGAACCCTTCAAACCCCAGCACTCGGCCGATCAGGCCCACCGCTGCCTGGGGTGCGGTAACCCGTATTGCGAATGGAAGTGCCCGGTGCACAACTTCATTCCCAACTGGCTCAAGCTGGTGGCCGAGGGCAATATCCTCGCCGCCGCCGAGCTGTCGCACCAGACCAACACCCTGCCGGAAGTCTGCGGCCGGGTGTGTCCCCAGGATCGTCTGTGCGAGGGTGCCTGCACCCTCAACGACGGCTTTGGTGCGGTGACCATCGGCTCGGTGGAGAAGTACATCACCGACACCGCGTTCGCCATGGGCTGGCGCCCGGACATGTCCAAGGTCAAGCCGACCGGCAAGCGCGTGGCGATTATCGGCGCGGGCCCGGCGGGCCTGGGTTGTGCTGACGTGCTGGTGCGTGGCGGTGTGACCCCGGTGGTGTTCGACAAGAACCCGGAAATCGGTGGCCTGCTGACCTTCGGCATCCCCGAGTTCAAGCTGGAAAAGACCGTGCTGAGTAATCGCCGCGAAGTCTTCACCGGCATGGGTATCGAGTTCCGTCTCAACACCGAAATCGGCAAAGACATCACCATGGAGCAACTGCTCGAAGAATACGATGCGGTATTCATGGGCATGGGCACCTACACCTACATGAAGGGCGGCTTTGCCGGTGAGGACCTGCCGGGCGTGTATGACGCGCTCGACTTCCTGATCGCCAACGTCAACCGCAACCTGGGCTTTGAAAAGTCGCCGGAAGATTTCGTCGACATGAAAGGCAAGAAGGTCGTGGTACTGGGCGGTGGTGACACCGCGATGGACTGCAACCGCACGTCGATCCGCCAGGGCGCCAAGTCGGTGACCTGTGCCTATCGCCGTGACGAGGCCAACATGCCGGGCTCGCGCAAAGAGGTGAAGAACGCCAAGGAAGAAGGCGTGAAATTCCTCTACAACCGCCAGCCGATCGCGATTGTCGGTGAAGACCGCGTCGAAGGCGTGAAGGTGGTCGAGACCCGTCTCGGCGAACCGGACGCCCGGGGCCGCCGCAGCCCCGAGCCGATCCCGGGTTCCGAAGAGATCATCCCGGCTGACGCCGTGGTCATCGCTTTCGGCTTCCGCCCAAGCCCGGCGCCGTGGTTCGAGCAGTTCCAGATCCAGACCGACAGCCAGGGCCGCGTCGTGGCCCCGGAACAAGGCCAGTACAAGCACCAGACCAGCAACCCGAAAATCTTCGCCGGTGGCGATATGGTGCGCGGCTCTGACCTGGTGGTGACGGCGATCTTCGAAGGCCGCAACGCCGCCGAGGGCATCCTGGACTACTTGCAGGTCTAATACTGATCCCCCTGGAATGGGATCAAAAATGTGGGAGCGGGCTTGCTCGCGAATGCGATCTAACAGTGACCAGATATGTCCACTGACAACCCGCATTCGCGAGCAAGCCCGCTCCCACATTTGTTTTGCGGTGCTTTCATGTCCGCGACAAATTGACCCGATAGACAAAAGGCTGACCTGTAACCGTGCCTTTTGCGTCCGGCTCTGAGAAAATGCCCGCACTTTTTTTGCGGATGCCGACATGACTGCCCTCAAGAACGACCGTTTCCTTCGTGCCCTGCTCAAGCAACCCGTAGACGTCACCCCCGTGTGGATGATGCGTCAAGCCGGTCGCTACCTGCCGGAGTACCGCGCCAGCCGCGCCAACGCGGGCGATTTCATGAGCTTGTGCATGAACCCGGAGTTCGCCTGCGAAGTCACGATGCAGCCGCTGGACCGTTATCCACAACTGGATGCGGCCATTCTTTTCTCCGATATCCTGACCATCCCCGATGCCATGGGCCAAGGCCTGTACTTTGAAACCGGCGAAGGTCCACGCTTCAAGAAAGTGATCAGCACCCTGGCCGACATCGAAGCCCTGCCGATCCCGGATCCACACAAAGACCTCGGCTACGTGATGGACGCCGTCAGCACCATCCGCCGTGAACTCAATGGTCGCGTACCGCTGATCGGCTTCTCCGGCAGCCCGTGGACCCTGGCCACCTATATGGTCGAAGGCGGTTCGTCGAAAGACTTCCGCAAGACCAAGGCCATGCTCTACGACAACCCACACGCCATGCACTTGCTGCTGGACAAGCTGGCGCAGTCGGTCGTGTCCTACCTCAACGGCCAGATCATGGCCGGCGCGCAAGCGGTGCAGATCTTCGACACCTGGGGCGGCAACCTGTCGGCGGCGGCGTACCAGGAGTTCTCCCTGGCCTACATGCGCAAAATCGTCAGTGGCCTGATCCGCGAACACGAAGGCCGCAAAGTGCCGGTGATCCTGTTCACCAAGGGTGGCGGTCTGTGGCTGGAAAGCATCGCTGATGCGGGCGCCGATGCGCTGGGCCTGGACTGGACCTGCGACCTGGGCGAAGCCCGTCGCCGCGTCGGCAACCAGGTGGCCCTGCAAGGCAACATGGACCCGACCGTGCTCTACGCCAAGCCGGAAGCGATCCGCGCCGAAGTGGGCCGCATCCTCGCCAGCTACGGCAAGGGCAGCGGCCACGTGTTCAACCTCGGCCATGGCATCACCCCGGAAGTGAACCCAGAGCATGCAGGCGCGTTCCTGCGTGCGGTGCATGAGTTGTCGGCGCAGTATCACGAGTAAGCATCAGCTAATAAAAAACCGGCTCAGGCCGGTTTTTTATTGGCTGACGATTGTTGTAGGAGCCGGCTTGCCGGCGATGACATGCCTGAGCCTTGTGGTGATTCTTCGGGCCACATCGCTGGCAAGCCAGCTCCTACAGTTTGAGCGGTGGCAACTTGGCCAGCTTCAACGCCACCAGCAACGCCACGATCAGCAGCGCGACGATAAACCCGCCAATCCCGTTCCATCCGGCGTAATGCCAGAAAAACCCACCGGCCGTCCCGGCAATGCTCGACCCTGCGTAATAGCTGAACAGGTACAGCGACGACGCCTGCCCCTTGGATTGCAGGGCGCGGCGGCCGATCCAACTGCTGGCTACCGAGTGGGCGCCGAAGAAGCCGAAGGTGAAGATCAGCATGCCGATGATGATCAGTGGCAGCGGGCTGAACAGGGTCAGGGTGATGCCGGCCAGCATCAGCACAATCGTGGCCCAGAGTACGCGACGGCGGCCGAGGCGGTCGGCCAGCGAGCCAATCTTCGCCGAGCTGTAGATGCCCGACAGGTACACCACCGACAGCAGGCCCACCACCGCCTGGCTCAGGTCATAGGGATCGGCCAGCAAGCGGTAGCCGATGTAGTTGAACAGCGTGACAAACGCCCCCATCAACACAAAGGCCTCAAGAAACAGCCAGGGCAGGCCGGCATCCTTGAAGTGCATGACGAAACCGTTGATCAGGTTGCGCGGCTTGAGGCTGCTGGCGCGGAAGTTGCGCGAGGGCGGCAGGATCTTCCAGAACACCGTCGCCGCAATCAGCGCCAGTGCGCCGATGATCAGCATTGCCGTGTGCCAGCTGACAAAGTCGATCAATACGCCAGTGATCAGGCGCCCGCTCATGCCCCCAATCGCGTTGCCGCCGATGTACAGGCCCATGGCCAGGCCGATGTGCTGCGGGTGGATCTCTTCGCTGAGGTAGGTCATGGCCACGGCCGCCAGGCCACTGAGGGACAGACCGAGCAGCGCGCGCATCCACAGGATGCCTTCCCAGGTCGGCATCAGGCCGCTGGCGATGGTGCACACGGCTGCGCAGAACAGCGAGGTGACCATCACCGGTTTGCGCCCCAGGCGGTCGGAAATCGGCCCGGTGATCAGCAGGCCAAAGGCAAGCATCGCGGTGGAGACGGAGAGGATCAGGCTGCTCTGCGCGGCGTTGATGGAAAACTCGTGGGACAGCACCGG comes from the Pseudomonas shahriarae genome and includes:
- a CDS encoding FAD-dependent oxidoreductase; the encoded protein is MAERLNNDFQFIDVGRKDPKKKLLRQRKKEFVEIYEPFKPQHSADQAHRCLGCGNPYCEWKCPVHNFIPNWLKLVAEGNILAAAELSHQTNTLPEVCGRVCPQDRLCEGACTLNDGFGAVTIGSVEKYITDTAFAMGWRPDMSKVKPTGKRVAIIGAGPAGLGCADVLVRGGVTPVVFDKNPEIGGLLTFGIPEFKLEKTVLSNRREVFTGMGIEFRLNTEIGKDITMEQLLEEYDAVFMGMGTYTYMKGGFAGEDLPGVYDALDFLIANVNRNLGFEKSPEDFVDMKGKKVVVLGGGDTAMDCNRTSIRQGAKSVTCAYRRDEANMPGSRKEVKNAKEEGVKFLYNRQPIAIVGEDRVEGVKVVETRLGEPDARGRRSPEPIPGSEEIIPADAVVIAFGFRPSPAPWFEQFQIQTDSQGRVVAPEQGQYKHQTSNPKIFAGGDMVRGSDLVVTAIFEGRNAAEGILDYLQV
- the hemE gene encoding uroporphyrinogen decarboxylase — its product is MTALKNDRFLRALLKQPVDVTPVWMMRQAGRYLPEYRASRANAGDFMSLCMNPEFACEVTMQPLDRYPQLDAAILFSDILTIPDAMGQGLYFETGEGPRFKKVISTLADIEALPIPDPHKDLGYVMDAVSTIRRELNGRVPLIGFSGSPWTLATYMVEGGSSKDFRKTKAMLYDNPHAMHLLLDKLAQSVVSYLNGQIMAGAQAVQIFDTWGGNLSAAAYQEFSLAYMRKIVSGLIREHEGRKVPVILFTKGGGLWLESIADAGADALGLDWTCDLGEARRRVGNQVALQGNMDPTVLYAKPEAIRAEVGRILASYGKGSGHVFNLGHGITPEVNPEHAGAFLRAVHELSAQYHE
- a CDS encoding MFS transporter; the protein is MDEVVAQLNDVYIEKGTPLFMRTVLALFSGGFATFALLYCVQPMMPVLSHEFSINAAQSSLILSVSTAMLAFGLLITGPISDRLGRKPVMVTSLFCAAVCTIASGLMPTWEGILWMRALLGLSLSGLAAVAMTYLSEEIHPQHIGLAMGLYIGGNAIGGMSGRLITGVLIDFVSWHTAMLIIGALALIAATVFWKILPPSRNFRASSLKPRNLINGFVMHFKDAGLPWLFLEAFVLMGAFVTLFNYIGYRLLADPYDLSQAVVGLLSVVYLSGIYSSAKIGSLADRLGRRRVLWATIVLMLAGITLTLFSPLPLIIIGMLIFTFGFFGAHSVASSWIGRRALQSKGQASSLYLFSYYAGSSIAGTAGGFFWHYAGWNGIGGFIVALLIVALLVALKLAKLPPLKL